A stretch of Myxococcus hansupus DNA encodes these proteins:
- a CDS encoding anti-sigma factor family protein: MNCQDLERLLYPYLDGEFQPEERMDVETHLSGCAECRRCAEEEQQMRQALRRAARHSVSGMRAPASLRAGIQGGLRQEQRRAQFGVWLRAGAMVLVVVTVGGGWAAFHTEQRLSAARAEAVQRHSKSKALPFEIASNTPEHVEEWFKDKVDPRITVPQIPKAKPLGGRISILNGREVAYISYETLPDTDDEPRRRLGVFVLPGEGEAAIPRLQALQAVEVDSAQGFNVVTWRDDEIVYEMVTDMDEGDIRRMLAERDSGEKLARKAPREPEEPLFSLPPAPRPQYSRPAFSFEPATYPHP; this comes from the coding sequence ATGAACTGCCAGGATCTCGAACGCCTGCTGTATCCGTACCTCGACGGCGAATTCCAGCCGGAGGAGCGGATGGACGTGGAAACCCACCTGTCCGGGTGCGCTGAATGTCGGCGCTGCGCGGAGGAAGAGCAGCAGATGCGACAGGCGCTGCGGCGAGCCGCGCGCCACTCCGTTTCAGGGATGCGGGCTCCCGCCTCGCTCCGGGCTGGCATCCAGGGTGGCCTCAGGCAGGAGCAGCGCCGCGCCCAGTTTGGCGTGTGGCTGCGCGCGGGGGCCATGGTGCTGGTGGTGGTGACGGTCGGCGGAGGTTGGGCCGCGTTCCATACCGAACAGCGCCTGAGCGCCGCGCGCGCGGAGGCCGTGCAGCGCCACAGCAAGAGCAAGGCGCTCCCCTTCGAAATCGCGTCCAACACGCCCGAGCACGTGGAGGAGTGGTTCAAGGACAAGGTGGATCCGCGCATCACCGTGCCGCAGATTCCCAAGGCCAAGCCGCTGGGCGGCCGCATCTCCATCCTCAACGGCCGCGAGGTCGCGTACATCAGCTACGAGACGCTGCCGGACACCGACGATGAACCGCGCCGCCGGCTGGGTGTGTTCGTGCTCCCCGGTGAAGGCGAAGCCGCCATCCCGCGACTCCAGGCGTTGCAGGCCGTGGAAGTGGACTCCGCGCAGGGCTTCAACGTGGTCACCTGGCGTGATGACGAAATCGTCTATGAGATGGTGACGGACATGGACGAAGGCGACATCCGCCGGATGCTCGCCGAGCGAGACAGCGGTGAGAAGCTGGCGCGCAAGGCTCCGCGCGAACCCGAAGAGCCGCTCTTCTCGCTGCCGCCCGCGCCGCGTCCGCAATACTCGCGGCCCGCGTTCTCCTTTGAACCGGCGACGTACCCGCATCCGTAG
- a CDS encoding response regulator, with the protein MSKKILIVESDTALSASLRSALEGRGFSVDETADGKGSVEQIRRDRPDLVVLAVDLSAGQNGYLICGKLKKDDDLKNVPIVIIGNPDGFAQHRKLKAHADEYVAKPVDAEQLANAAGTLIGFPELPVTEDVVDESLTLDALGDEPMTADFGEEISVETAEEPPVTGEELDLDAAFGDLSTPEETPSFEEEVVVAPPEAVVEGIEEDFSTLDSLGTDDAEDVLDGLDDSEKTVIGFITPVPVAPPPEPPRAVAPPPVAAPRPPPAARPAPPPISIAPAADAAELRTLRAKVAELQAELDDSRGAATHAEDRVRDLEAQLETQSTELETARASSGKNDKDTFALRDAANKKDKEILRLKTELNQKDQEILELKDQSLELEQKASTAESELTQRDAQLKTLSARADSLTADRKRVDQQLAAAKDEARSASAQLTALQAELDQHQAQAHAYATELEELRSRAGQLEADVQAAQEASESLRTQVEAAQHEAEELRVQVGQAQVELSEQSTRATEEADELRRRIAELETATARNEERVTRLYARIKGEEKLREKTKKALAIAQQLLDEPASSVAEDDANEAAA; encoded by the coding sequence ATGTCGAAGAAAATCCTGATTGTCGAAAGCGACACCGCTCTCTCCGCCTCCCTGCGCTCGGCCCTGGAGGGCCGGGGCTTCTCGGTCGACGAGACGGCGGACGGCAAGGGCAGCGTGGAGCAGATCCGCAGGGACCGGCCGGACCTCGTGGTGCTCGCGGTGGACCTGTCCGCGGGACAGAACGGCTACCTCATCTGCGGCAAGCTGAAGAAGGACGACGACCTCAAGAACGTCCCCATTGTCATCATCGGCAATCCGGACGGCTTCGCGCAGCACCGCAAGCTGAAGGCGCACGCCGATGAGTACGTCGCCAAGCCGGTGGACGCCGAGCAGCTCGCGAACGCGGCGGGCACGCTGATTGGCTTCCCCGAGCTGCCCGTCACCGAGGATGTCGTCGACGAGAGCCTCACGCTGGACGCGCTCGGCGATGAGCCGATGACGGCGGACTTCGGCGAGGAGATTTCCGTCGAGACCGCGGAGGAGCCGCCCGTCACTGGCGAGGAGCTGGACCTCGACGCCGCCTTCGGCGACCTGTCCACCCCCGAGGAGACGCCGTCCTTCGAGGAAGAAGTCGTCGTCGCCCCGCCCGAGGCCGTGGTGGAGGGCATCGAAGAGGACTTCTCCACGCTGGACTCCCTGGGCACCGACGACGCGGAGGACGTGCTGGATGGACTGGACGACTCCGAGAAGACGGTGATTGGCTTCATCACGCCGGTGCCGGTCGCTCCGCCGCCGGAGCCGCCGCGCGCCGTCGCGCCGCCCCCCGTGGCCGCGCCCCGTCCGCCGCCCGCGGCCCGCCCTGCCCCGCCGCCCATCTCCATCGCGCCCGCCGCGGATGCCGCGGAGCTGCGCACCCTGCGCGCGAAGGTGGCCGAGCTGCAGGCGGAGCTCGACGACTCGCGCGGCGCCGCGACGCATGCCGAGGACCGCGTGCGTGATCTGGAAGCGCAGTTGGAGACCCAGAGCACCGAGCTGGAGACGGCCCGTGCGTCTTCCGGGAAGAACGACAAGGACACCTTCGCCCTTCGCGACGCGGCCAACAAGAAGGACAAGGAGATCCTCCGCCTCAAGACGGAGCTCAACCAGAAGGACCAGGAGATTCTCGAGCTCAAGGACCAGAGCCTGGAGCTGGAGCAGAAGGCCAGCACCGCCGAGTCCGAGCTCACGCAGCGCGACGCCCAGCTCAAGACGCTGAGCGCCCGGGCGGATTCGCTCACCGCGGACCGCAAGCGCGTGGACCAGCAGCTCGCCGCCGCCAAGGACGAGGCCCGGAGCGCCTCGGCGCAGCTCACCGCGCTCCAGGCGGAGCTGGATCAGCACCAGGCCCAGGCGCACGCCTACGCCACCGAGCTGGAAGAGCTGCGCTCGCGCGCCGGTCAGTTGGAGGCGGACGTCCAGGCCGCGCAGGAGGCCTCCGAGAGCCTCCGGACGCAGGTCGAGGCCGCGCAGCACGAGGCCGAGGAGCTGCGTGTCCAGGTAGGTCAGGCCCAGGTCGAGCTGTCCGAGCAGAGCACCCGCGCCACCGAAGAGGCCGACGAGCTCCGCCGTCGCATCGCCGAGCTGGAGACCGCCACGGCCCGCAACGAGGAGCGCGTCACGCGGCTCTACGCCCGCATCAAGGGCGAGGAGAAGCTGCGCGAGAAGACCAAGAAGGCGCTCGCCATCGCCCAGCAGCTCCTGGACGAGCCCGCCTCCTCCGTGGCGGAGGACGACGCCAACGAGGCCGCGGCCTAG
- the ald gene encoding alanine dehydrogenase: MIVGVPKEIKTREYRVGMVPAGVSAFTAAGHTVLIETNAGVGSGIPDSEYVRVGAQIVSSADEVWQRSEMIIKVKEPIAPEYARIQPGQIVYTYFHLAGVDPELTKTLLQKKATAVAYETLQLDDGSLPLLKPMSEVAGKMAIQVGAKCLEKAHGGKGILLGGVPGVRRGRVTIIGGGVVGLCAAKVAVGMGAEVTILDVNMERLTYLDDVFLGRVGVLASDSESIARSVREADLVVGAVLIPGGKAPKLVSEALIGEMTPGSAVVDVAVDQGGCIETCKPTTHDNPTFEVHGVVHYCVANMPGAVPQTSTYALTNVTRPYSRRIADLGLVEAIKADRALALAVNTYNGHVTYEAVAKDMGYPYMPLADALAGRK; the protein is encoded by the coding sequence GTGATCGTCGGAGTTCCCAAGGAGATCAAAACCCGCGAGTACCGCGTCGGCATGGTCCCAGCAGGCGTGAGCGCATTCACCGCCGCGGGCCATACCGTCCTGATCGAGACGAACGCCGGCGTGGGCTCCGGCATCCCCGATTCGGAGTACGTGCGCGTTGGCGCGCAAATCGTTTCCAGCGCGGACGAGGTCTGGCAGCGCTCGGAGATGATCATCAAGGTCAAGGAGCCCATCGCGCCCGAGTACGCGCGCATCCAGCCCGGCCAGATCGTCTACACGTATTTCCACCTGGCCGGCGTGGACCCGGAGCTGACCAAGACGCTCCTTCAGAAGAAGGCCACGGCCGTCGCGTACGAGACGCTGCAGTTGGATGACGGCAGCCTGCCGCTGCTCAAGCCCATGAGCGAGGTGGCCGGAAAGATGGCCATCCAGGTCGGCGCCAAGTGCCTGGAGAAGGCCCACGGCGGCAAGGGCATCCTGCTGGGCGGCGTGCCCGGCGTGCGCCGCGGCCGCGTCACCATCATCGGCGGCGGCGTGGTGGGCCTGTGCGCCGCCAAGGTCGCGGTGGGCATGGGCGCCGAGGTCACCATCCTCGACGTCAACATGGAGCGCCTGACCTACCTGGACGACGTGTTCCTCGGCCGCGTGGGCGTGCTGGCGTCCGACTCGGAGAGCATCGCCCGCAGCGTGCGCGAGGCGGACCTCGTCGTGGGCGCGGTGCTCATCCCCGGCGGCAAGGCCCCGAAGCTCGTCTCCGAGGCCCTCATCGGTGAGATGACCCCGGGCTCCGCGGTGGTGGACGTGGCGGTGGACCAGGGCGGCTGCATCGAGACCTGCAAGCCCACCACCCACGACAACCCCACCTTCGAGGTCCACGGCGTCGTTCACTACTGCGTCGCCAACATGCCGGGCGCCGTGCCGCAGACGTCCACCTACGCCCTCACCAACGTCACCCGCCCCTACTCGCGGAGGATCGCCGACCTGGGCCTGGTGGAGGCCATCAAGGCCGACCGCGCCCTCGCGCTGGCGGTGAACACCTACAACGGCCACGTCACCTACGAGGCCGTCGCGAAGGACATGGGCTACCCCTACATGCCGCTGGCGGACGCGCTGGCCGGCCGCAAGTAA
- a CDS encoding radical SAM protein, whose amino-acid sequence MTSAPKLLFADPKGRVMEHPYLLATLRSGEELVPPQDKPIALPSAGRLVHLPGRLPVGLHPETGELELVREMKVGGKAFVPNAVGALLPPGYTRTFLPGEVKGSGPVLPQWAYTAAAWGKDGPVAWAIHTDRRSHWDPERFSTPDMKDLVAKHMERFPDNRVLKQLKTCAMLYRCFTSQNTFYVRDEAAIPASVMCNARCVGCISDQPADGPPASHERMDDGPTGEEMGQIGLFHLEHAPGRTMVSFGQGCEGEPLTRWKQIAEAIRYMRARSQAGSININTNASLTRGLEALFDAGLDAIRVSLNSAVKDLYEAYYKPVKYGWEDVEASIALARERGAYLALNLLLFPGVTDREGEVKALERLVKKYRVDQVQTRSLCIDPLQYLEVARERGAGGEPVGIRTLLQRLKAARPGLIVGNFARGLEERENAAGAR is encoded by the coding sequence ATGACGTCTGCCCCGAAGCTCCTATTCGCGGACCCCAAGGGACGGGTGATGGAACACCCGTACCTGCTCGCCACGCTGCGCAGCGGTGAAGAGCTCGTCCCTCCGCAGGACAAGCCCATCGCGCTGCCGTCCGCCGGGCGGCTCGTCCATCTTCCGGGCAGACTGCCCGTGGGCCTCCACCCCGAGACAGGCGAGCTGGAGCTCGTCCGGGAGATGAAGGTCGGCGGCAAGGCGTTCGTGCCCAACGCGGTCGGCGCGTTGCTGCCGCCGGGCTACACGCGGACCTTTCTTCCGGGCGAGGTGAAGGGGAGCGGGCCGGTGCTTCCGCAGTGGGCGTACACCGCCGCGGCGTGGGGCAAGGACGGGCCGGTGGCCTGGGCCATCCATACCGACCGTCGTTCGCACTGGGATCCGGAGCGCTTCTCCACGCCGGACATGAAGGACCTGGTGGCGAAGCACATGGAGCGCTTCCCGGACAACCGCGTCCTCAAGCAGCTCAAGACGTGCGCGATGCTCTACCGGTGCTTCACGTCGCAGAACACGTTCTACGTGCGCGACGAGGCGGCCATCCCCGCGTCTGTCATGTGCAACGCGCGCTGCGTGGGCTGCATCTCCGACCAGCCCGCGGATGGGCCTCCGGCGTCGCACGAGCGCATGGATGACGGGCCCACGGGTGAGGAGATGGGCCAGATTGGCCTCTTCCATCTGGAGCACGCGCCGGGCCGCACGATGGTGAGCTTTGGCCAGGGGTGCGAGGGCGAGCCGCTCACGCGCTGGAAGCAGATCGCGGAGGCCATCCGCTACATGCGGGCGCGCTCGCAGGCGGGCTCCATCAACATCAACACCAACGCGAGCCTCACGCGTGGACTGGAGGCCTTGTTCGACGCGGGGCTGGACGCCATCCGCGTGTCGCTGAACTCGGCGGTGAAGGACCTCTACGAGGCCTACTACAAGCCGGTGAAGTACGGCTGGGAGGACGTGGAGGCGTCCATCGCGCTGGCGCGTGAGCGCGGTGCGTACCTGGCGCTGAACCTGCTGCTGTTCCCCGGTGTCACCGACCGCGAGGGCGAGGTGAAGGCGCTGGAGCGGCTGGTGAAGAAGTACCGCGTGGACCAGGTGCAGACGCGCTCGCTGTGCATCGACCCGTTGCAGTACCTGGAGGTCGCGCGCGAGCGCGGCGCGGGTGGCGAGCCGGTGGGCATCCGCACGCTGCTTCAGCGGCTGAAGGCGGCGCGCCCGGGACTCATCGTCGGCAACTTCGCGCGTGGACTCGAGGAGCGCGAGAACGCGGCGGGGGCTCGGTAG
- a CDS encoding sigma-70 family RNA polymerase sigma factor → MLDFRQPNRTKQEFEELALAHLDPLYSAALRLTKNERDAEDLVQDTCMRAYRFFDKFERGTNIKAWLFKILTNTFINRYRRKVKERTVVEGVEREAVHERFVSRDATDFAANPEQYFFDRLLSDDVLRAIDSLPIDFRLVVILADLQEFSYKEIAEILECPVGTVMSRLFRGRKLLQKNLREYAEGQGVFRHDGEPVNAPADLEEYRNRKKTG, encoded by the coding sequence ATGTTGGATTTCAGGCAACCCAACCGGACGAAGCAGGAATTCGAAGAGCTGGCGCTCGCGCACCTCGATCCGCTCTACTCGGCGGCGTTGCGTCTGACGAAGAACGAACGCGACGCCGAGGACCTCGTGCAGGACACCTGCATGCGGGCCTACCGCTTCTTCGACAAGTTCGAGCGCGGCACGAACATCAAGGCCTGGCTCTTCAAGATTCTGACGAACACGTTCATCAACCGGTACCGGCGCAAGGTGAAGGAGCGCACGGTGGTGGAAGGCGTGGAGCGCGAGGCGGTCCACGAGCGCTTCGTGAGCCGTGACGCGACGGACTTCGCGGCCAACCCGGAGCAGTACTTCTTCGACCGGCTCCTGTCGGACGACGTGCTGCGGGCCATCGACTCGCTGCCCATCGACTTCCGGCTGGTGGTCATCCTCGCGGACCTCCAGGAGTTCTCCTACAAGGAGATCGCGGAGATTCTCGAGTGCCCCGTGGGCACGGTGATGAGCCGCCTCTTCCGTGGGCGCAAGCTCCTGCAGAAGAACCTGCGCGAGTACGCGGAGGGCCAGGGTGTCTTCCGGCATGACGGAGAGCCGGTGAACGCGCCCGCGGACCTGGAAGAGTATCGCAACAGGAAGAAGACGGGGTAG